In Helianthus annuus cultivar XRQ/B chromosome 9, HanXRQr2.0-SUNRISE, whole genome shotgun sequence, the following are encoded in one genomic region:
- the LOC110877759 gene encoding uncharacterized protein LOC110877759 — MVLSNKKLKQKLRSVLAESLTQSQSQPNQPNQTDSNTHQSFKSLLNSVTQKPKLSKREIKRVKNPSLKETPDQENDGEKKESDGGLKKNNKRKREKVVGDKGVSEKKVVKKKKKKIKKKKVVKKDDEVLKKENGGSEEQDVTEEVQVQVETQTHTSKEDESICTKIYVGGIPYYSTVDDIQSFFEGCGSITDIDCLKFPETGKFNGIAMISFRTEAAAKRALALDGSDMGGLSLKIQPYKATREKKVSDFAPAMLKGYNRIYVGNLSWDMTEDELKKFFSDCTISSVRLGKDKETGEFKGFAHVDFADSLSLTMALKLDQKPLFGRPVRVRCAVPPKSANPGAKVDPTISKNEGNVNDDVARTAKRQTCYDCGEKGHLSSSCPNKKAADVAHTSNITNDVAFDDVEGDNVGDGKLKRRTCYECGEKGHLSSSCPNKKATDVAHTDNGTDDVAFDKYEEVDNVDGKLKRRTCYECGEKGHLSSSCPKKQAADVANTRRETFAPVAVKDSEEVDYNMVSSVSDGKLRRRTCYECGERGHLSSACPKKQAADVANSIKEANDMEVEKGDVAVVGKEVSDNAASSVSEGKLRRRTCYECGERGHLSSLCPKKQAAEVAYSVKEANDMEVEKADVAVVGKEVSDNAVSSISEGKLRRRTCYECGERGHLSSLCPKKQAADVANPVKEANDMVVEEVKTTAVVSDGKLKRRNCYECGLKGHVSSMCPNK, encoded by the exons ATGGTTCTATCAAACAAGAAGCTAAAGCAAAAGCTAAGATCCGTACTAGCCGAATCATTAACCCAATCACAGTCACAACCAAACCAACCCAATCAAACCGACTCAAACACCCACCAGTCATTCAAATCGCTCTTGAACTCAGTGACCCAGAAGCCCAAATTATCCAAAAGAGAGATTAAAAGAGTCAAAAACCCATCTTTGAAAGAAACCCCAGATCAAGAAAATGATGGCGAAAAGAAAGAAAGTGATGGTGGGTTGAAGAAGAACAATAAGAGGAAGAGGGAGAAAGTGGTAGGAGACAAGGGGGTAAGTGAGAAGAAGGTGgtgaagaaaaagaagaaaaaaattaagaaaaagaagGTGGTGAAGAAGGATGATGAAGTTTTGAAGAAAGAAAATGGAGGAAGTGAAGAACAAGATGTAACAGAAGAAGTTCAAGTTCAAGTTGAGACTCAGACTCATACAAG TAAAGAAGATGAGAGTATTTGTACAAAGATTTATGTTGGAGGCATTCCATACTATTCAACTGTGGATGATATTCAAAGTTTCTTTGAAGGATGTGGAAGCATTACTGATATAGATTGTCTAAAGTTTCCGGAGACCGGAAAGTTTAATGGAATTGCCATGATAAGTTTTCGG ACTGAAGCTGCAGCAAAGAGAGCACTAGCGCTTGATGGGTCGGATAT GGGTGGACTGTCTCTCAAGATTCAACCGTACAAAGCAACCCGAGAGAAAAAAGTTTCCGACTTTGCCCCTGCAATGTTAAAGGGCTACAACAGAATCTATGTAGGAAATTTATCATGGGATATGACTGAAGACGAATTGAAGAAGTTTTTCTCAGATTGCACCATATCTTCTGTTCGACTTGGCAAGGACAAAGAAACCGGAGAATTCAAAGGTTTCGCTCACGTGGATTTTGCCGATAGTTTGTCATTAACAATGGCGTTAAAACTAGATCAAAAGCCTCTTTTTGGGAGACCCGTAAGAGTTAGATGTGCGGTCCCACCAAAATCCGCAAACCCTGGTGCGAAAGTGGACCCCACTATCAGTAAAAATGAGGGAAATGTTAATGATGACGTGGCAAGAAcagcaaagaggcaaacatgttatgattgtggtgaaaagggtcatctTTCTTCGTCATGCCCGAACAAAAAGGCTGCTGACGTGGCGCATACAAGTAACATAACTAATGATGTGGCATTTGATGACGTGGAGGGTGATAACGTTGGTGACGGTAAGCTGAAGAGGAGGACGTGCTATGagtgtggtgaaaagggtcatctTTCTTCGTCATGCCCAAACAAAAAGGCTACTGATGTGGCGCACACAGATAACGGAACAGATGATGTGGCGTTTGACAAATATGAGGAGGTTGATAACGTTGATGGTAAGCTCAAGAGGAGGACATGCTACGAGTGCGGTGAAAAGGGGCATCTTTCTTCATCATGTCCGAAAAAACAAGCTGCTGATGTGGCAAACACGCGCCGTGAAACTTTTGCACCTGTGGCGGTCAAAGATAGTGAAGAGGTTGACTATAACATGGTCAGTTCTGTTAGCGATGGTAAGTTAAGGAGGAGAACATGCTATGAATGCGGTGAAAGAGGTCATCTATCATCGGCATGCCCGAAGAAACAAGCTGCTGATGTGGCGAATTCGATAAAGGAGGCTAATGACATGGAAGTTGAGAAAGGTGACGTGGCAGTTGTTGGTAAGGAAGTGAGTGATAATGCGGCGAGTTCTGTTAGTGAAGGTAAGCTAAGGAGGAGAACATGCTATGAATGTGGCGAAAGGGGTCATCTATCATCGTTATGCCCTAAGAAACAAGCTGCTGAGGTGGCATATTCAGTAAAGGAAGCTAATGACATGGAAGTTGAGAAAGCTGATGTGGCAGTTGTTGGTAAGGAAGTGAGTGATAATGCGGTGAGCTCGATTAGCGAAGGTAAGCTAAGAAGGAGAACATGCTACGAATGTGGTGAAAGGGGTCATCTATCATCGTTATGCCCAAAGAAACAGGCTGCTGACGTGGCGAATCCAGTAAAAGAAGCTAATGACATGGTAGTTGAGGAAGTTAAAACTACGGCGGTTGTTAGCGATGGCAAGCTAAAGAGGAGGAATTGCTACGAGTGCGGTTTAAAGGGTCATGTTTCTTCGATGTGTCCCAACAAATAA